The proteins below are encoded in one region of Eulemur rufifrons isolate Redbay chromosome 2, OSU_ERuf_1, whole genome shotgun sequence:
- the TCL1A gene encoding T-cell leukemia/lymphoma protein 1A — translation MGELRLCRAHMTLHPDRLWIWEKAVYVDENRRTWLSITMETESGLQVLLRQEDVPLGEPVHPSQMLPCPLPLMWQLYPDERYRGSDSSFWRIVYHVKFSGTEDLLLEKLPCLAWE, via the exons ATGGGCGAGCTCCGGCTGTGCCGGGCGCACATGACCTTGCACCCGGACCGCCTGTGGATCTGGGAGAAGGCCGTGTACGTGGATGAGAACCGGCGCACCTGGCTGTCCATAACCATGGAG ACGGAGAGTGGGCTCCAGGTGCTCCTGCGTCAGGAAGATGTCCCCCTGGGGGAGCCTGTGCACCCCAGCCAGATGCTCCCCTGCCCGCTGCCTTTGATGTGGCAGCTCTACCCTGACGAAAGATACCGAGGCTCAGACTCCAGTTTCTGGCGCATAGTGTACCACGTCAAG tTCAGTGGCACGGAGGACCTGCTCCTTGAGAAGCTGCCGTGCCTGGCGTGGGAGTGA